In the genome of Dermatobacter hominis, the window GGCAGGTCGTGGCCGAAGCCGTGCGGCAGGCTCACTACGCCCCGCACCAGCTCGTCGGACAGCTCGGCGATCGCGACGACCGATCCCGCCTCCGTGGTCACCCGGACCTTGCCGCCGTCCTCGATGTCGCGTGCCGCGGCATCGTCGGGGTGCACGAGCAGCGTCGAGCGATCGCGGCCCTTCATCAGGGCCGGCAGGTTGTGCATCCACGAGTTGTTCGACCGCACGTGTCGCCGGCCGATGAGCACCAGGTCGGGACGCGGCTCGGCCATGCGGGCCTGCAATCGGGCGAGGTCGTCCAGGAAGACGTCGTGGGCGAGCTCGACGTCCCCGCTGTTCGTGCGCAGCACCTCGTCGACGGGGTGCTGCGACGGGCCCAGGTCGAGGCCGTGCGGGTGCCGCTGCACCTCGCGGAGGTTCAGCCCGCCCGGCCGCTCGCCGTAGCGGTCGCCGTACGTGCTGGTGCGGAACGTGAGATCGACGATCCGGTCGGGCCCGCGGCCCACGCCGCCGTCGGCCGAGCCGTCGACACCGTGGCGGTCCGCCCGGACGCCGAACCAGAAGTCGTCGAGGGCGTCGACGTCGATGGAGTCGGCCGGCATGCCGCTGAGGATCGCGCCGAGGATCAGGCAGACCTCCCACTCGTCGGGCCGCTCGCCCATGTCGAAGATCGCCGGCGACCAGCGGGCGACGGCGCGGAGGGCGAAGCCCCAGATCGCCTCGTCGCAGTGCGGCTGCTCGAGCGGTGACAGGCCCGGGAGGATCACGTCCGCGTGCCGAGTGGTCTCGTTGAGGTAGTTGTCGACGGCGATCATGGCGTCGAGCATCGGCAGGGCCGCGTCGAGCCGGGCGGCGTCGGGCGCGGACAGCACCGGGTTCCCCGCGATCGTGATGAGCGCCTTCACCTGGCCCTCGCCCGGCGTGTCGATCTCCTCGGCCAGGCACGACAGCGGCGCCTGGCCCATGACCTCGGGCGCGCCCCGCACCCGGGTGCGCCACTTGCCGGTCGTGATCGGCCCGCGCCGCCGGGCCGTCGACGAGATCGTCGCCAGCGCCGGTCGCGGGAACAGGGAGCCGCCCTCCGCTCCGAGCCGGCCGAGCAGCACGTTCACCACCTCGACCAGCCAGCTCGCCAGCGTGCCGAACTCCTGGTTGCAGAGACCGATGCGGCCGTAGACGACGGGGCGCTCGGCCGCGGCGAGCTCGCGGGCCAGCGCCCGGATCCGGTCGGCCGGCACGCCGCAGCCGTCGGCGACCGCCTCGGGCGAGTAGGGGAGGGCGGCGGCCAGCACCTCGTCGACCCCGCGCACACGGCCGGTCAGGTCGCCCAGGTCGACCAGGCCCTCCTCGCCCAGAACGTGCACCACGGCGAGCAGCAGCGCGGCGTCGCCGCCAGGGACGATCGGCATCCACTCGTCGGCGCGCTCGGCCGTGCCCGTGCGCCGGGGGTCGACCACGATCGTGCGGCCGCCCCGCTCCCGGATCCGGTCGACCTCGCCGATCAGGTCGGGGAACGACAGGAGCGACCCGTTCGAGGCGTGCGGGTTCGCCCCCATGACCACGAACAGGTCGGTGTTGGCGACGTCGGGGATCGGGATCGTCCACGCGCCGCCGTACAGCTGGGCGCACACCAGGTTCTTGGGCCACTGGTCGACGGTGCCGGCCGACCAGATCGTCTGGATGCCGCCCAGCCCGACCACCGCGCCGGAGTAGCGGCCGAGCGAGTAGCTGTGCGCGTTGGGGTTGCCGAGGTAGGCGTGCACGGACCCGATGCCGTGCTCGGCGACCACGCCGTGGAGGAGCTCCTCGCAGCGGCGGAACGCCTCGTCCCACGTCGCCTCGCGCCACTCGGTGCCCTCGCGCACCATCGGCCCACGGAGGCGGTCCGGGTCGTGGTGGAGCCCTCCGATCGACGCGCCCTTCGGGCAGAGGAAGCCCTTGCTCCAGACGTCGTCGCGATCCCCCCGGACCCGCACCACCCGGTCGCCGTCGGTCTCGATCTCGAGCCCGCACATGGCCTCGCACAGCGGACACGTGCGGAGGTGGGTCGCCACCCGGGCGACCGTAGTGCGGGCCGATCGACGGCTGACGGTCAGAGGTAGGTCGTCGGGATCCGCCGGGTGTCGTCGCCGCGCGGCGCCGGACGCTTCCAGAACAGGGCGACGGCCCCGTCCATCAGCACCGACGACGACACGAGCTCCCAACCCTGCGTCTGGATGTCGCCGAGGGTCTTGGACTGCCGCTCGGTCAACGGTGGGCTGAACCCCTCGCCGTCCGACCCGAGCACGACCAGCTGGTGTTCGAACATGGCCCAAGTCGAGCACCGTGGCGGGGTGCGATGTCGGCCGAACGCAGGTGGGCCCGACAGCCGGCCCTGCGGTCGGCCCGGCGGTCGGACCCGCCGTCGCTCGGAGCGAGGCCCGCTGGGTACGTGGTCGCGGTGAGCGATCCGCCCGAGGCGTCCCTCCGCAACGAGGCCCTGCAGCGGCTGGAGCCCCTGCTCGGGCGGTGGGCGCTGACCCTCCACGGCGCCTGGTTCCTGGAGTCGCCCGACGCCGAGGTCCCCGGCCGGGCGACCATCGAGTGGCTCGACGACGCCTTCGTCACGATGCGCACGGAGCTCGGCGGGGACCCGACGTGGGATCTGGTGTTCGGTCGCTCTGACGCCAACGACACCTACACGGCGCTGTACCACGACGAGCGAGGGGTGTGCCGGGTGTTCGGCATGGCGTTCGACGGCCGCACCTGGACGATGGAGCGGCAGGACCCCGACTTCCACCAGCGCTTCGTCGCCGAGGTCGAGGGCGACCGGATCGACGGCCGGTGGGACGCGTCGGACGACCGCGGCGCGACCTGGCGCACCGACTTCCTCCTCCGCTTCGACCGGACCGGTTGATCCGCGGCCCGATCCCGCCGGCGGCCGTCCCGATCCGCAGCGGCCGTCCGACGGTGGCGCGGCTCAGACCATCCGGTTGCGGATGGTCCCGATGCCCTCGATCCACGACTCGAGCACCTGGCCGGGGTGCAGGGCGCGGGGCGGCTGGCGGGCCATGCCGACGCCCGACGGCGTGCCGGTGAAGATGACGTCGCCGGGCAGCAGCGGCAGCACCGACGACAGCTCGGCCACCAGGCGCGGCACGCCGAAGATGAGGTCGCTGGTGCGGGCGTCCTGCACGGTCTCGCCGTCGACCGAGCAGCCGAGGGCGAGGTCGTCGGGGTCGTCGACCTCGTCCGGGGTGACGAGCCACGGGCCGATCGGTCCGTAGCCGCGGCGCGACTTGCCGAGCGAGAACTGCATCCCGGCGGCGAACTGCAGGTCCCGGTCGCTGAGGTCCTGGCCGACGGTCAGGCCGGCGACGTGGCCCCATGCGTCGGCCTCGTCGACCCGATCTGCGGTCCGACCGATGACGGCGACGAGCTCGACCTCCCAGTCGGTGCGGTCGCCGACCACCTCGACGTCGTCGAACGGCCCGGTGAGCGAGGCGGGGAACTTCGTGAACGTGGCCGGGACGTCGGGGACGGCCATGCCCGACTCGTCGGCATGGCTGCGGTAGTTGAGGCCGATCGCGAACACCTGGCGCGGTGCCGGCACCGGCGGCCGCAGCAGCGACTCGTCGAGGGGCCCGGTCGCCTCGGTCGCCCCGGCGGCGAGCTCGACGAGCGCATCCCAGTCGTGGAACGCCGACATCGGGTCCGGCCCGAACCGGCCGTCGGTGGCCGACTCGACGTCCGCGATCCCGTCGTCGAGGACGAGGACGGCCCGGCCGTCGTGGTTGGCGTACTTCACGTGCGGCTCCTGTGGCTGGACTCGGCGCGGTCGGCCGCCGCCCAGTTCAGCAGCCCTCGGCCCCGGCCGCGCCGGCGGCTCCACCCGGTCGGCCCGACCGGCGGCCCGCCGTTCCGCGAGACTCGCCGCCATGCGCGACGACGCCCCGGCCGACGACTGCTTCGCCTGCTCGCTCACCGCAGGGGTCCTGCCACTGGTCGGGGGCGAGCTCCACCGCACCGCGCACTGGGTCGTCGAGCACGCCGTCGGCCCGCTCGAGCTCGGGACGATGGTCGTGAAGCCGCTGCGGCACGTGTGCCACGTCGCCGACCTCGACGCCGCCGAGACGATGGAGCTGGGCCCGCTGCTGCAGGAGGCGTCGGCGGTCGCGACCGAGCTGTGCCGGCCCGACCAGGTCTACGTCTGCCTGTGGTCGCACTCGGGCCTCCGTCCGGGGCACATCCACTTCGTCGTCGAGCCGGTCCAGCGCTCGTCGGTCGTCGAGCTCGCCGCCGGCGGCCCGACCTACCAGTCGCACCGCTTCCGAGAGGGCGTCGAGCCGACGCCGACCGAGGTCGAGGCGTTCTGCGAGGCGGCGAGACCGCTGTTCCGGCGCGTCGTCGCCGGAGGGGCGGCCTCGTGACCGGGCGTGGGCCGGTGGCCTCGATGGGCAGGGGCGCGTCGCTGTCGGTGGTGGCGATCGCGTACGTCACCGCGTGCGCCGTCGCGTGGTCGATCGCCGAGGCGGTCGGTCCCGATCGACCGGTGTGGGCGCTCGCCGGCGGCTACGTCGCCTCGGCCCTCGTCATCTACGCCTGGTCGATGGGCGTCGACAACGGCTCGATGTTCGACGCGTGGTGGAGCGTGCTGCCCCCGCTCGCGGCGGTGTGGATGGCGGTGACGGCGACGGCCGACGTGCCGGATCTGCGGGTGGCGCTCGTGATGGTGGTCGTGTGGGCGTGGGCGGTCCGCCTGACGCTCAACTGGGCCCGGGGCTGGGTCGGCCTCTCGCACGAGGACTGGCGCTACCTCGACCTCTACACCAAAGGTCCCAAGCCGCTGATGTCGCTGCTGGCGGTGCACCTGGGCCCGTGCCTCATCGTGCTGCTGGCGTCGCTGTCGCTCGTCCCGGCGCTGCACGAGGGCACCGGTGCGGTGGGCGTCCTGGACTGGCTGGCGCTCGCGGTCGGTGCCGTCGCCGTGCTGCTCGAGCTCGTCGCCGACGAGCAGATGCGCGCCTTCGCCCGGACACGCCAGCCGGGCCAGATCATGGACCGGGGGCTGTGGCGGTGGTCCCGTCACCCGAACTACTTCGGCGAGGTCCTGTTCTGGTGGTCGCTCTGGCTGTTCGGCCTCTCGGCCGACCCGGGCTGGTGGTGGACGGTCGTGGGGCCCGTCGCGGTGCTCGTCATGTTCCTCACCGCGTCGATCCCGCTCCTCGACGACCGCAGCCGCGAGCGCCGACCCGGCTTCTCCGAGTACGCCGCCCGCACCTCGGCGCTGGTGCCGCTCCCGCCCCGCAAGGGCTGAGCCGCGCCCGCCGCCCGTTCTCGGTGCACCGGGCGTCGCTCCACGACGACCATCGCACCGGGAACGGATGGACGGCGTGGGGTCTAGCCTCGGTCACGGTCGAAGTGCCCACCAGGAGGCGTGAACCGTGGCCGAACCCGTCGCAGCCGAGCAGCGTCACGGAGCCGGCATCGACCGGACCGCCGAGTGGGAAGACCTGCGCCGCCGGCACCTGCTCCCGAAGTCCGAGCGGCCCGAGTCCTCGGCCCGCGGGGTCCACCACGTCGCGCTGATCAGCAGCGACGTCCAGCGGACGATCGACTTCTACCAGGGCCTGCTCGAGTTCCCGCTCAGCGAGCTGTTCGAGAACCGGGACTACCAGGGCTCGACCCACTTCTTCTTCGACATCGGCGGCGGCAACCAGCTCGCCTTCTTCGACCTCCCGGGCCTCGACCTGGGTGACTACGCAGAGGTGTCGGGCGGCCTCCACCACCTGGCGATCTCGGTGGAGCCCGAGCGGTGGGCGCACCTCAAGGCGAAGCTCGACGACGCCGGCGTGGAGTACGCGCACGTCGACGGTTCGTCGATCTACTTCCGCGGCCCCGACGGCGAGCGCGTCGAGCTCATCTCGGATCCGCTGGGCGAGATGTACGGGAAGTTCCACCTGTGACCGCCGAGGTTGCGGAGCCGCTCGGGCTCGTCGAGGGGCTCCGGACGACGGGCGCAGTGCGCGACTTCGAGGACCGACCGGTGCCGCACGACGTGCTGGCCAAGGTGTTCGACACCGCCCGGTTCGCCCCCAACGGGGGCAACCAGCAGGCGTGGCACATCGTGCTGGTCGAGGACCCCGAGCTCCGGCGCGGCATGCGCGACCTCTACGTCGACGGCTGGAACCGGTACCTCGCGATGCGCGCCGCCGGCGTGCAGCCGTGGGCGCCCATCGGGGATCGCGAGGCCGAGGCCGCGGCGATCGCCGATGCGGACGACGGCGACCCCGGAGGGTTCGCCGGCGACTTCGACCAGGTCCCCGTGATGGCGGTCCTCCTGGCCGACCTCCGGTTGCTGGCCGCGACCGATCGGGACCTCGGCCGCTACACCCTCGTCGGCGGCGCCTCGATCTACCCGTTCGCGTGGAGCGTCCTGCTGGCCGCGCACGCCGAGGGCCTCGGCGGTGTGATGACCACGATGAACGTGGTCCACGAGCCCGAGGTGAAGGCGCTGCTGCAGATCCCCGACGACCACGCCGTGGTGGGCGTCCTGGCGCTCGGGTACCCGACCAAGCGTGCGACGAAGCTGCGCCGCGACCCCGTGGACTCGTTCGTCACCGTCGACGCTTTCGCGGGGACGCCGCTGCGGACCGACGCCCCCTGAGGGGCCGGAAGCCAGGAACTTTTCTCGATTGCGGTCAGGATCTGACCGCAAGCGTTCGTACCGTGACCGGCATGACGATCACCACCGAGTTCCCCACCGAGTCCACCGCCTCCGAGGTCACGAGCGCCCCGGTCGGCGAGCTGAGCCGAGAGCGTCGCGACCTGCTCGACGTGCTGGCGAAGCACCGCCAGTTCCTCGTCGGGACGGCGACCGACCTGACCGACGAGCAGGCGGCGAGCCGGCCCACCGTGAGCGAGCTGTCGATCGGCGGCGTCATCAAGCACGTCGCCGAGACCGAGCAGCAGTGGGCGAACTTCATGACCGGTGGCGTCGAGGCGTTCACCGGCGACGACTGGACGAGCGTCGACTGGGAGTCGATCAGCGCCGGCGGGGAGCTCCCGCCCGAGGTCCAGGAGCAGTGGAAGGACGGCTTCCGGATGGTCGAGGGGGAGACGCTCGAGTCGATCCTCGCCGAGTACGCCGCCGTCGCCGCCGAGACCGATCGCCTGGTGGCCACGCTCCCGTCGCTCGACACGGAGTACGCCCTGCCCGACGCGCCGTGGTTCGAGTCCGGCGCCGCCTGGTCGGTGCGCCGCTGCATCGTCCACATCGTCGCCGAGACCTCCCAGCACGCCGGCCACGCCGACATCATCCGGGAGAGCATCGACGGCCGGAAGTCGATGGGCTGACGCTCGGCTGCCGAGCGGGTTCACCTCTGGAACTGCGTGGGTTGTCGTCGCCGGGCGACGGCAACCCACGCAGTGTCGGGCGCGGCTGGCGCGCCGCGGTCGAACCGGCACCCGCGCCGTAGCCTCCGGCCATGCCGCCGCGCTCCCTCGCCCCGCACCTGCACGTCCACGACGGCGGGTGCGGTTGCGGCGGACCGCTCCTCGCCGGGCTGGCGGCACTCGTCGACCTGCCGGCCGACCTCCATCGCCGACGCCCGACCCGTCCGGCGCCGCCGACCGGCACCGTCGTCCTGCGGGGCGCCACGGTGCTCCCGGTCGATCCGGCGTTCTCCCGTGCCGAGGCGATCGCCGTCCGCGGTGATCGGATCCTGGCGGTGGGCTCGGAGGACGACGTCCTGGCGCGCGCCGGCGAGGACGCCACCGTCCTCGACCGTCCGGGGGCGACGATCCTGCCGGGCTTCATCGAGCCGCACGCCCACCTGCTCCCCACGGCGATGCTCCGCACGTGGCACGACGTCGGTCCGTTCCGGTTCGACACCGTCGACGAGGCGCTCGACCACCTCGCCTCGGTGGTGTCGACGGTCGAGCCGAGCCAGTGGCTCACCGGCCGCCAGTTCGACCCGTCCCTGCAGGCGGGCCCCGGCCAGCTGACCACGGACCAGCTCGACCGCGTGTCGGTCGACATCCCGATCGTGGTCACGAACGCGTCCCTGCACTTCGCATACGCGAACAGCGCGGCGCTCGCCGCTGCGGGCATCACCCGCGACACGCCCGACATCCCGCACTCGCCGTACGGTCGTCACCCCGACGGGACGCCGAACGGGGTCCTCGTCGGCCAGGGCGCCATGCTCAGCGTGATGGCGCACAACCCCTCGATGGGTTCGCTCGACGTCGTAGAGCAGGCCCGAGCGGTCGCCCAGCGGGCGTCGACGGTCGGGGTCACCACGATCTGCGACCAGGGCACCGGCACGCTGCTCGGTCCCGACGAGGTCGGGCTGTACCGCACGCTGGCCGAGGGCGACGGGCTACCGACCCGCCTTCGCTACTCCGTCCACGACAGCCGGGGGCAGGCGTTCGTCGATGCGGGCATCGGCTGCGGCGACGGCGACGACCTCATCCGGGCCACCGCGTGGAAGATCGTCTCCGACGGCTCGAACCAGGGCCGCACCGGCCACCTGCGCGAGCCCTACCTCGGCTCGGACGACGCGGGCATCCCGTACATCGACCCCGACGTGCTGGTCGAGACCGCTCGCACCCGCGCAGCCGAGGGCTGGCAGGTCGCGATCCACGCCAACGGCGACCGGGCCATCGACGACGCGCTCGTGGCGCTCGCCGCTGCGGTCGAGTCGGCCGCGGCCGCCGGCCACGGCGACCGCCGGCACCGGATCGAGCACTGCTCGATCCTCCACGACGAGCAGATCGCCCGGATCGCCGAGCTCGGGCTGACGCCGTCGTTCCTCATCGGCCACGTCCACTTCTGGGGCCAGGCGTTCCGGGACGACATCATCGGTCCCGAGCGCGCCGACCTGCTCGACCGGACCGCATCGTCCTCGGCCGCCGGCATCCGCTGGACGTTGCACTCCGACGAGTCGGTCACCCCGATCGAGCCGTTGCGCTGCCTGCACGACGCGGTGACCCGGGAGCTGTGGCGTGAGCCCGGAACCGTGCTGACGCCGTCGGAGCGCGTCCCGGTCGAGGCCGCGATCAGGGCCATGACGTCGGACGCGGCGTGGCAGTGCCACAGCGAGCACGAGATCGGCACGCTCGAGGAGGGGAAGCTGGCCGATCTGGTCGTGCTCGCCGAGGACCCGACGCAGGTCGATCCGCGGCACCTCTCCGACATCGAGGTCCTCGAGACGTGGATGGGCGGCGTGCGCCGCCACTGACGGACGAGCGACGCCGGCGTCGCCGCTCGCCAGCGCCGCTCAACTCCGGCGTCCCCGAGCCGATGGGTCCATGTGGGACGGATCCGCCGAGTGCTCATCCCGGTCGCCGTCGCGGCCCTCTTCGCTTCGGTCGCCGTGGCCTGCTCGTCCGATGACGACGCCGGCCCGAAGGGTCTGGGCGACGACGTCGCCGCCACCGGTCCCGACCCGTGCCGGCTCCTGGAGCCGTCCGAGATCGACCGTGCGACCGGCTGGGCCGTCGACGACGGCACGGTGTCGACGTCGTCGGCCTCAGGGCCGGACGGTCCGGAGGTGTGCCACTTCGAGGACGGTCACCGACAGGGCGTGGTGCAGGTGGCGGTCGACGACGCGGACGGGGCGGGCGCCTTCGCCGCCGCCCGGGACGCCGCCCTCGCCGAGCACGGCTCGGAGGTGACCGACGCCGACGTGCCCGGAGCGTCCGAGGCGTTCCAGGTGCCGGCCAGCGGCCAGGTCGCCATGGTCGTGGACGGTCGCTTCGTCGAGGTCTCGACCGTCGGGATCGGGGTCGGCGACCAGGCCCACCTCCAGCTGGCGCAGCTCGCGGCGGGTCGAGCATGAGGGCCCGGGTCGCGCTCGCTGCAGCCGTGGTCGCCTC includes:
- a CDS encoding DinB family protein, with the translated sequence MTITTEFPTESTASEVTSAPVGELSRERRDLLDVLAKHRQFLVGTATDLTDEQAASRPTVSELSIGGVIKHVAETEQQWANFMTGGVEAFTGDDWTSVDWESISAGGELPPEVQEQWKDGFRMVEGETLESILAEYAAVAAETDRLVATLPSLDTEYALPDAPWFESGAAWSVRRCIVHIVAETSQHAGHADIIRESIDGRKSMG
- a CDS encoding nitroreductase family protein, which encodes MTAEVAEPLGLVEGLRTTGAVRDFEDRPVPHDVLAKVFDTARFAPNGGNQQAWHIVLVEDPELRRGMRDLYVDGWNRYLAMRAAGVQPWAPIGDREAEAAAIADADDGDPGGFAGDFDQVPVMAVLLADLRLLAATDRDLGRYTLVGGASIYPFAWSVLLAAHAEGLGGVMTTMNVVHEPEVKALLQIPDDHAVVGVLALGYPTKRATKLRRDPVDSFVTVDAFAGTPLRTDAP
- a CDS encoding DUF1295 domain-containing protein produces the protein MTGRGPVASMGRGASLSVVAIAYVTACAVAWSIAEAVGPDRPVWALAGGYVASALVIYAWSMGVDNGSMFDAWWSVLPPLAAVWMAVTATADVPDLRVALVMVVVWAWAVRLTLNWARGWVGLSHEDWRYLDLYTKGPKPLMSLLAVHLGPCLIVLLASLSLVPALHEGTGAVGVLDWLALAVGAVAVLLELVADEQMRAFARTRQPGQIMDRGLWRWSRHPNYFGEVLFWWSLWLFGLSADPGWWWTVVGPVAVLVMFLTASIPLLDDRSRERRPGFSEYAARTSALVPLPPRKG
- a CDS encoding molybdopterin-dependent oxidoreductase, with product MATHLRTCPLCEAMCGLEIETDGDRVVRVRGDRDDVWSKGFLCPKGASIGGLHHDPDRLRGPMVREGTEWREATWDEAFRRCEELLHGVVAEHGIGSVHAYLGNPNAHSYSLGRYSGAVVGLGGIQTIWSAGTVDQWPKNLVCAQLYGGAWTIPIPDVANTDLFVVMGANPHASNGSLLSFPDLIGEVDRIRERGGRTIVVDPRRTGTAERADEWMPIVPGGDAALLLAVVHVLGEEGLVDLGDLTGRVRGVDEVLAAALPYSPEAVADGCGVPADRIRALARELAAAERPVVYGRIGLCNQEFGTLASWLVEVVNVLLGRLGAEGGSLFPRPALATISSTARRRGPITTGKWRTRVRGAPEVMGQAPLSCLAEEIDTPGEGQVKALITIAGNPVLSAPDAARLDAALPMLDAMIAVDNYLNETTRHADVILPGLSPLEQPHCDEAIWGFALRAVARWSPAIFDMGERPDEWEVCLILGAILSGMPADSIDVDALDDFWFGVRADRHGVDGSADGGVGRGPDRIVDLTFRTSTYGDRYGERPGGLNLREVQRHPHGLDLGPSQHPVDEVLRTNSGDVELAHDVFLDDLARLQARMAEPRPDLVLIGRRHVRSNNSWMHNLPALMKGRDRSTLLVHPDDAAARDIEDGGKVRVTTEAGSVVAIAELSDELVRGVVSLPHGFGHDLPGTRGSVAAERPGVNTNVLIPGTAVDVPSGNAAVNGVPVEIAPV
- a CDS encoding fumarylacetoacetate hydrolase family protein, encoding MKYANHDGRAVLVLDDGIADVESATDGRFGPDPMSAFHDWDALVELAAGATEATGPLDESLLRPPVPAPRQVFAIGLNYRSHADESGMAVPDVPATFTKFPASLTGPFDDVEVVGDRTDWEVELVAVIGRTADRVDEADAWGHVAGLTVGQDLSDRDLQFAAGMQFSLGKSRRGYGPIGPWLVTPDEVDDPDDLALGCSVDGETVQDARTSDLIFGVPRLVAELSSVLPLLPGDVIFTGTPSGVGMARQPPRALHPGQVLESWIEGIGTIRNRMV
- a CDS encoding VOC family protein, with protein sequence MDRTAEWEDLRRRHLLPKSERPESSARGVHHVALISSDVQRTIDFYQGLLEFPLSELFENRDYQGSTHFFFDIGGGNQLAFFDLPGLDLGDYAEVSGGLHHLAISVEPERWAHLKAKLDDAGVEYAHVDGSSIYFRGPDGERVELISDPLGEMYGKFHL
- a CDS encoding amidohydrolase translates to MPPRSLAPHLHVHDGGCGCGGPLLAGLAALVDLPADLHRRRPTRPAPPTGTVVLRGATVLPVDPAFSRAEAIAVRGDRILAVGSEDDVLARAGEDATVLDRPGATILPGFIEPHAHLLPTAMLRTWHDVGPFRFDTVDEALDHLASVVSTVEPSQWLTGRQFDPSLQAGPGQLTTDQLDRVSVDIPIVVTNASLHFAYANSAALAAAGITRDTPDIPHSPYGRHPDGTPNGVLVGQGAMLSVMAHNPSMGSLDVVEQARAVAQRASTVGVTTICDQGTGTLLGPDEVGLYRTLAEGDGLPTRLRYSVHDSRGQAFVDAGIGCGDGDDLIRATAWKIVSDGSNQGRTGHLREPYLGSDDAGIPYIDPDVLVETARTRAAEGWQVAIHANGDRAIDDALVALAAAVESAAAAGHGDRRHRIEHCSILHDEQIARIAELGLTPSFLIGHVHFWGQAFRDDIIGPERADLLDRTASSSAAGIRWTLHSDESVTPIEPLRCLHDAVTRELWREPGTVLTPSERVPVEAAIRAMTSDAAWQCHSEHEIGTLEEGKLADLVVLAEDPTQVDPRHLSDIEVLETWMGGVRRH